The Candidatus Eisenbacteria bacterium region ACCGTCCCCGGCGTGACCGAGGACGTGACCGACATCGTGCTCAACCTGAAGGAGGTTCGCGTCAAGCTGAACGACGGCGCGACCGAGGAGACCGCGTACATCAAGGTGCGCGGCGCGCGTGAGGTCACGGCCGCGGACATCCAGGCCGGCCCGCGCGTCGAGATCCTGAACCCGCATCAGCACATCGCGACGCTCGCCAAGGACGCGGAGCTCGACATCGAGCTGGCCGTCCGGCTCGGGCGCGGCTACGTCTCCAGCGAGCGCAACCGACGCGAGGGCGATCCCGTCGGCACCGTGCCGATCGACGCGATCTTCTCGCCCGTCACCAAGGTGAACTTCACCGTGACGAACGCGCGCGTCGGGCAGCGCACGGACTACGATCGGCTCGTCCTCGAAGTCACCACCGACGGCAGCGTGCGTCCCGAGGACGCCGTGGCCTACGCGGCGCGCATCCTCCAGGAGCAGCTCAGCATCTTCGTCAACTTCGAAGAGGAAGCGCTCGGCGCCGAGGGCGAGGCCGTGGGCGACATGCCGCTCAACGACAACCTCTTCCGCTCCGTCGACGACCTCGAGCTGTCCGTGCGCTCGGCGAACTGCCTGCAGAACGCCGACATCCGTTACGTGGGCGAGCTCGTGCAGCGCACCGAGCAGGAGATGCTCAAGACCAAGAACTTCGGCCGCAAGTCGCTGAACGAGATCAAGGAGATCCTGCACGACATGGGTCTCGGGCTCGGGATGCGCTTCGAGGGCTTCCCGCCGCGCGAGGAGCTCGACCGCCGGCGGCTGCAGCGCGAGCGGGAGACGACCTGACCCATGCGCCATCGCGTCGCCGGCAAGAAGCTGAATCGCTCGCCCGCGCACCGGCGAGCGCTGTTCCGGAACCTGGTCGCGGCGCTGCTCGCGCACGAGGCCGTGCGCACCACCGACGCCAAGGCGAAGGAGCTGAAGCGCTGGGGTGACCGCATGATCACGCTCGGCAAACAGGGCACGCTCCACGCCCGCCGCCGCGCGGCGGCGCTGGTCGGGAGCCGCACGCTCGTGAAGAAGCTCTTCGACGAGCTCGCGCCCCGCTACCAGGAGCGCAACGGCGGCTACACGCGGGTCGTGAAGCTCGGGGTGCGCCTCGGCGACGCGGCGCCGGTGTCCCTGGTCGAGCTCGTCGACCGCGCCGGCAGCGAGCCGGAAACGGGCAAGAAGAAGCCGCAGCGCCGCCGCACGCCAGCCAAGAGCGAGGGCGCGGCCCCGAAGAAGCGCGCCGCCGCACCGAAGAAGCGCGCCGCGGCCGGCTGAGCAGGCGCCGACGGGCACGGCGCGCAGTTTGACTGGGCCGGGGGCGGCGGCTACAAGCGCCGCATGCTCGCCGGCTCGACGATCCCGTCGCCCATCCGCGGTGAGCGGTGTCTTTGGCGCCGCTTCGGCGGGCATGAAGCGTCCGCTTGAGGCGCTGCTCCAGGACGCGCTCCACGCGGCCATCGCCGCCGGCGACCTCCGGGTGCCCGAGGCGCCCGCCTGCGCCATCGAGGATCCCGAGCTAGCGACCTTCGGCGACGCGACCTGCGCCGTCGCCCGCAAGATCGCGCGGCCCCTCGGGCGGCCCGCGCTCGACGTCGCGCGCACGATCGTGCGGCACGTGCGCGATCCGCACGGCTGGCTCGACGCCGTCGAGGCCGCCGGGCCCGGATTCATCAACCTCACCGCGTCGCTCGCGTTCTGGCGGACGGAGCTCGCGCGGGTCCTGGATGCGGCGGCGCCGGACGCTCGTGAGCCCGCGGCGGTCGTGACGATCGCCGCACCGGACGATCCTTCCGCCGGGCGCGTCGCCGTGGTGGCCGACGCGATCGCACGCCTGCTGGGTCGGGTGGGATGCCGCGTGGAGCGCGTGCGCGCCGACGCGGACGTTCCCGCGGCGCTCGGGACGGCAGCGGACCGGTGCGTGGTGGTCGGCTCGGCGGCGACGGGCGGCGTTCTCGCTCGCGCAAAGCGCCTTCGCGCCGAAGCGGGCGGCGATCCGACCACCACCACCATAGTGACGGTCGCAGCCCTCGGCGCCACGTCGCGGGGTCGATCGCTCGACGCGGCCGGCGTCGCGCGGCTCCTCGCGATGGACGCGGCGCGCTTCGCCCTCCTCGGCGAAGAGGCGGACGTCCCGGTCGAGCTCGACGTCGATCTCCTCGGCGCCGAGCGCATCGACAACCCGCTCTTCGCCGTGCGCTACGCGCTGGTTCGTCTCGCGCGCGCCGCTGGTGCCGAGTTGCCGGCGCCCGACCTCGAGCGACTCGGGGCGGCGGAGCTGCCGTGCCTGCGCCTCGTGGCGCGCCACCGGGACGTGCTCGATCTCGCCGTGCGGCGCGCCGAGCCCCACCTCGTGGTCGCGCACGTCCGGGCGGTCGCGGCGGCGGCGCATCGGTACTACAATCGGCACCATCCGCACATCGGCGACCCGCGCGACGTGGCGGCGCGCGCGGCGATGCTGCGTGGTATCGGGACCGTGCTTCGCGATGGGCTCGCGCTCGCCGGCGTGCGCGTCGCGGAAGGGGGATGAGGGGGAGCATGGCGAAGGCACCGCGTCCGGCGCTCAGGTTCGTGGATCGATTGGTGCTGCTCGTCGCGTGGCTCGTCACGTGCGGCCTCGTGTACGTGCTCGGCTTCTACGTCGGGAACAAGACGCAGGAGCACCGGCCGGGCATGGAGGAGCGCGAGGTGCGCCTGCCCGTGACGTCCGTTCCACCACCCGAAGGCCAGCGCCCCAAGGAGGCGAGGGAGTTCCCGAGCTTCTACCAGGCGCTGCCGGGCGGCGAGCGGCCGATCGAGGTCGCGCGCGCCCCGACGTCGACCACCGTGACGGTCGTTCCGACGACCGTGCGCCCGACGACGACCGTACCGGCGGGCGCCGCCCCGACTGCGACGACGCTCAAGCCCGCCGTGACGACGACGCCGACCACGCGTCCCTCGACGACGACGCTGCCGCGCCCACCCGCCGCGACGCCGAGCCCGCCGCCCGGCGCGACGACGGGCCCGCCGCCCGCGGTGACGTCCGCGCCGCCCGCGGCGCCGCCGGCTGCCACGCCGCCGCCGGCCGCCACCCGACCGGTCGCCCACACGCCGTCGTGGACGGTCGAGGCGAGCCCGACGCGCAGCCGCGTCGAAGCCGAGCAGCTCCAGGCGACGCTCCGAAAGCGCGGCTACGACGCCACCCTGGTGCAGGTCCAGCGTGACGGCGACGCCTGGTATCGGCTGCGGATCGGGCGCTACGCGACCGCGGAGCAGGCGAACGAGGTGATGCGCAAGCTGCGGGACGGCGAGGGCGTGGCGCATGCCTTCGTCGCGTCGGAGTAGCGCGTGAGTCAGCCGACCCCATCGCGGCGCGCACCGGCCGGCGCCACGGTTCGCGCGGGCGCGGTCTTCCCGTCGCGCGAGGACTTCCACGGCCTCGTGCGCCAGGGGAACCTCGTTCCCGTCACGCGCGAGATCCTGGCGGACCTCGAGACACCCGTCTCGGCGTTCCTGAAGGTGCATCGGGGGCCGTACGGCTTCCTGCTCGAGAGCGTCGAGCACGGCGAGAAATGGGGCCGCTACAGCTTCCTCGGCACCGAGCCGGCGCGCGTGCTGCGGCTGCGCGGACGGAGCGTCGAGCTCGAGACGCCCGGCGGCGCGACCGTCCGGCGCGAGACCGACGATCCGTTCGGCGAGGTGAAGCGCCTGCTCGCGCCGTATCGACCCGTCGCCGTGCCGGGTCTGCCACGCTTCACGGGCGGCGCCGTCGGCTACGTCGGCTACGACATGGTGCGCGCATTCGAGCGGCTGCCCGTGCGGACCACCGACGACCTCGGCATGCCGGACGCCTGCCTCATGCTGGTGCGGAGCCTCCTCGTCTTCGACAACATGGCGCAGAAGATCAAGGTCGTCGCGCACGCGCACGTGACCGACGACACGTCGCCCAACGCCGCCTACGACGAGGCGGTGGCGCGCGTCGACGAGCTGGTGGCACGGCTCGGCGCGGCGATCGTGGAACCGCGGGGCAGCGGGCGGGCGAGCGGCGAGGTGCGCTCCAACGTCTCGCCCGAGGCGTACCAGTCGATGGTGCGCCGGGCGAAGGAGTACGTCTTCGCGGGCGACGTCATCCAGGTGGTGCTCGCGCAGCGCTTCGAGCTGCCACTGAGCGCGGCGCCCTTCAACGTGTACCGCTGCCTGCGGACGGTGAATCCGTCGCCGTACCACTTCTTCCTCGCGCTCGGCGCCGACACCGTGGCCGGCGCGTCGCCCGAGGTGATGGCGCGCGTCGAGGGCGGCGAGGTGACGGTCCGCCCCATCGCCGGTACGCGGCCGCGCGGCACGATCGAGAAGGAGGACGCGGAGCTGGCCGCGGAGCTGCTCGCCAATCCGAAGGAGATCGCCGAGCACGTGATGCTGGTCGACCTGGCCCGCAACGACGTCGGCCGGGTGTCGGAGATCGGCTCGGTCGCCGTCACCGAGCGGATGATCCTCGAGCGCTACTCGCACGTGATGCACCTCGTCTCGAACGTACGCGGGAAGCTCATGCCCGACGTCGACGCGTTCGACGCGTTTCGCGCCACGTTCCCGGCGGGCACGCTCACCGGCGCGCCGAAGGTCCGTGCGATGGAGGTCATCGAGGAGCTCGAGCCCGTGCGGCGCGGGTTCTACGGCGGCGCGGTCGGCTATTTCGCGTTCGGCGGCGCCATGGACACGGCGATCGCGATCCGCAGCGTCCTCATGCGCGACGGCCGCGCCTACATCCAGTCGGGCGCGGGCATCGTCGCCGACTCCGATCCGGAGGCCGAGCACCGCGAGTGCGTCAACAAGGCGCGCGCGATGATCCAGGCCGTGCGGCTGGCGGAGGCGTTGTGATGGCCCGCGTCCGCCTTCTCATGATCGACAACTACGACTCGTTCACCTACAACCTCGTGCAGTATCTGGGCGAGCTCGGCGCCGACGTGACGGTGCGTCGCAACGACGCCATCGACCTCGACGGGATCGCGACGATGGCCCCGGACGCGGTCGTGATCTCGCCGGGCCCCTGCACGCCGCGCGAGGCCGGCATCTCGGTGCCCCTGATCCAGCGCTTCGCGGGGCAGCTGCCGATCCTCGGCGTGTGCCTGGGACACCAGGCGATCGGCGCCGCGTTCGGCGGCCAGATCGTGCGCTGCGACCGCATCATGCACGGCAAGACCTCGCCGATCCTGCACACCGGCGAGGGCCTCTTCGCCGGGCTTCCGAACCCGTTCGATGCCACGCGCTACCATTCGCTGGTGATCGATCCGTCGACGCTCCCGGCCGAGCTCGTGCGGACCGCGTGGACCGCCGAGAACGAGATCATGGGCGTGCGGCATCGCGAGCTCTTCGTCGAGGGCATCCAGTTCCATCCGGAATCGATCCTGACGCTCGCCGGGAAGGATCTGCTCGCGAACTTCCTCGCGCGGGTGCCGGCGGCCGCATGACACCGCAGGCCGCGCTCGGCCGGCTCGTCGGGGGCGACTCTCTCGCCGAAGACGAGATGGCCGCCCTCATGACCGCGCTCCTGGACGGCCAGATGACGCCGGCCCAGATCGGCGCGATCGCCGTCGCGCTGCGGATGAAGGGGGAGAGCGAAGCCGAGCTGGCGGGCGCCGCGCGCGCGATGCGCGCGCACATGACCCGGGTCGAGGGTGCGCCTGCGGGCGCCGTCGACACCTGCGGGACGGGCGGCGACGGCGCCGCCACGCTCAACGTGTCGACGGCAGCGGGGCTGGTGGTCGCGGCGGCCGGCGTGCCGGTGGCAAAGCACGGCAACCGGGCCGCGTCGGGCAGCGTCGGCGGCGCCGACGTCCTGGAGGGGCTCGGCGTGCGCCTCGTGCTCGATCCCGCCGCCGCGTCGGCGTGCCTGCGCGAGGTCGGATTCGTCTTCCTGTTCGCCCCCGCGTTCCATCCCGCGCTCCGCCACGCCGCGGCGCCGCGCCGCGAGCTCGGGGTCCGCACGTTCTTCAACCTGATCGGGCCGCTCGCGAATCCCGCCGGCGTCGGGCGGCAGGTGATCGGCGTGGCCGAGCGCCGGTGGGTCCTCCCGCTCGCGCACGTGCTCCAGCGGCTCGGCGCCGAGCGCGCGTGGGTCGTGCACGGCGCCGTCGGCCTCGACGAGCTGGCGCTCTCGGGCGAATCGCTGGTCGCGGACGTGACCCCGGGTGCGGTGGACACGCGCACCGTGAGGGCCGCGGACGCGGGTGTTCCATCTGCCCCGCTTGCCGCCCTGCGGGTCACGAGCGTCGCCGATGCGGTCGCGCGTGTGCGCGCCGTCCTCGCCGGAGAGCACGGACCGGCACGCGACGTGGTCTGCCTCAACGCCGCCGCCGCGCTGGTCGTGGGCGGGGCGGCGCGCGACCTGCGCGACGGCGCCGGGCAAGCGGCCCGCGCCATAGACGGCGGCGCCGCGACGGCGCTCCTCGAGCGGCTCGTCGCCTTCACGCAGGCTCGAGGAAGCGGGGCATGATCCTCGACGAGATCCTCGCTCACAAGGTCGACGAGGTCTCGGCGCGCAAGCGCGAGGTGCCCCCGTCGGCCCTGCGCGAGCGGCCCCTCTACGCCGAGCCGCGCCGCGGCTTCCGGGCGGCGCTCGCCGCGCGGCCGGCGCCCGCCGTGATCGCGGAGCTGAAGCGCGCCTCGCCGTCCAAGGGCGTGATCCGTACGCACTACGACCCACCCGCCCATGCGCGGAGCTACGAAGCCGCCGGTGCCGCCGCGCTGTCGGTCCTGACCGACGAGCGCTTCTTCGAGGGCCATCTGGACCATCTCGCGATCGTGCGCGGCGTCGTCGCCCTCCCGTGCCTGCGCAAGGACTTCCTCGTCGATCCGTACCAGATCGACGAAGCACGGGCGTTCGGCGCCGACGCCGTGCTCGTGATCGCCGCCGCCGGCTCGGCGGCGCTGCGCGTCGAGCTGCTGGCGGCGGCGCGCGAGGCGGGGCTCGACGCGCTCGTCGAGGCGCACGACGAGCGCGAGCTCGAGTGGGCGTTGGCCGCGGGTGCGACGCTCGTGGGCGTCAACAACCGCGACCTCGCGACCTTCGCCGTGAGCCTCGAGACCACCGAGCGGCTGGCGGCGCTCGTGCCGCCGGGAATCCTCCTCGTCGCCGAGAGCGGCATCCACTCGGCGGGCGACGTCCGTCGCATGGTGGCGGCCGGCGCCCGCGCGGTCCTGGTCGGCGAGGCCTTCATGGCGGCGCCGGATCCCGGGGCGGCGCTCGCGGAGTTCCTCACGTGAGCGTGGTCGTGAAGATCTGCGGCGTCTGCACGCCCGAGGACGCGCGGGCCGCGGTCGACGCCGGCGCCGACCTCCTTGGCCTCAACTTCGTGCCGTCGAGCCCGCGCTATCTCGTGCCCGACGCGGCGCGCCGCGTGGCGGCGGCCGCCACCGTGCCGCTCGTCGGGGTCTTCGTCGACGCCCCGCGGGAGGAGGTCCTGCGCATCGCCGCGCACGTCGGCCTCGCAGGCCTCCAGTTCCACGGCGACGAGCCACCCGCGTACTGCCGCGGCTGGACGCAGCAGACGATCAAGGCGCTGCGGCCGCGCCCCGGCGAGGACGCGGCGGCGCGCGCCGCCGACTACGACACCGACTTCATCCTGCTCGACACCTGGGTTCCCGGCGTCGCCGGCGGCACGGGCGTCGCGCTCGACCCGGCGGCCGCGTGCGGTCTTCCGCGCGACCGCCTGTTCGTGGCCGGGGGCCTTCGGCCCGAGACGGTGGCGGACGTCGTGCGCGCGCTGCGTCCCCACGGCGTCGACGTGGCCTCGGGCGTCGAGCGCAGACCCGGAGTGAAGGACCATGACAAGATCCGCGAGTTCATCCGACGCGCGAAAGCTGCCTGACGCCGAGGGGCACTTCGGGCAGTACGGCGGCCGCTTCGTCGCCGAGACGCTCATGCCGGCGATCCTCGACCTCGAGCGGGCGTGGTCGAAGCTGCGCAAGGACCCAGGCTTCCGGCGCGAGTTCCACGGCTGGCTCGCCGACTACGCGGGGCGTCCGACGCGCCTCCACTTCGCGCGGCGCCTGACGGAGCGGCTGGGCGGGGCGCGGATCTACCTGAAGCGCGAGGACCTCCTCCACACCGGAGCGCACAAGATCAACAACACGATCGGCCAGGCGCTCGTCGCCCGGCGCCTGAAGAAGCGCCGGCTGATCGCCGAGACGGGGGCGGGGCAGCACGGCGTCGCGACGGCGACCGTCGCCGCGTTGTTCGGCATGCCGTGCGAGATCTTCATGGGCGCCGAAGACGTGCGCCGGCAGAGCCTCAACGTGTTCCGCATGAAGCTCCTCGGCGCCGAGGTCCGCGTGGTCGAGTCGGGTGCGCGTACGCTGAAGGACGCCATGAACGAGGCGCTGCGCGACTGGATCGCGACCGTGACCGACACGTTCTACGTGATCGGCACCGTGGCGGGCCCGCATCCGTACCCGCTCATGGTCCGCGACTTCCAGTCCGTCATCGGCGCGGAGGCGCGCCGCCAGATCCTGAAGGCCACCGGGAAGCTGCCCACCGCGGCCGTCGCATGCATCGGCGGCGGCTCGAACGCGATGGGGCTCTTCCACGCCTTCCGCAACGACCGCCGGGTCCAGCTCGTCGGCGTCGAGGCGGCCGGCCGCGGCCTCGAGACGGGCGCGCACGCGGCGTCGCTCTCGGCGGGGCAGGTGGGTGTCCTGCACGGCAACAAGACGTACCTGCTGCAGGACGAGACCGGGCAGATCCGCGAGGCCCACTCGATCTCGGCGGGGCTCGACTACCCGGGCGTCGGGCCGGAGCACGCGTATCTCCGCGACACCGGCCGCGCGACGTACGTGACCGCGACCGACGACGAGGCGGTGTCGGCACTCCAGCTCCTGTCGTCGACCGAAGGCATCATCCCCGCGCTCGAGAGCGCCCACGCGATCGCGCACGTGGCGCGCATCGCGCCGGCGATGCGGCGCAGCGACGTGCTGCTCGTGTGTCTGTCCGGCCGCGGCGACAAGGACATGGGCACGGTCGCGCAGCACCTCGGAGTGCGCCTCTGATGACACGCATCGACGACACGTTCGCTGCGCTGCGCGCGCGGCGCGAGGTGGGCTTCGTCGCCTACCTCACGGCGGGCGACCCGTCGCTCGCCGTCACGCCCGATCTCCTGCGCGCGCTCGTGGCGGGAGGAGCCGACCTGATCGAGCTCGGGGTGCCGTTCTCCGACCCGATGGCCGACGGCCCGGTCCTGCAGCGCGCCGCCACGCGTGCGATCGCCGCCGGCACGAGCCTCGCGCGCGTGCTCGAGATGGTCGCCGAGCGCCGTGCCGAGCTGCCGGTGCCGATCGTGCTCTTCGGCTACTACAACCCGTTCTTTCGCTACGGGCTCGACGCGGTGGCGCGCGACGCGCGCTCGGCCGGGGTCGACGGCTTCCTGTGCGTCGATCTGCCGCCCGAGGAGGCGGCCGATCTCTCGGCGGCGCTCGCGCGCAACCAGCTCGACCTGATCCGTCTGCTGGCGCCGACCACGCCGATCACCCGCGCAAGGAAGATCGCGAACGCGGCGAGCGGCTTTCTCTACTTCGTCTCCGTGCTGGGCGTGACGGGGGCTCGACGTGAGCTGCCGCGCGAGCTCGAGGAGCTCGTGCGGCGCGTCGCCGCCGTGACGGCGCTTCCCATCGGCGTCGGCTTCGGCGTCCAGACCCCCGAGCAGGCACGCTGGATCGCCGGCTTCGCCGACGCGGTCGTGGTGGGCAGCGCGATCCAGCGCCTGGTCGAGGAGCACGGCGCCGCCGGCGCGCCGGCCCGCGTCGAGGCCTTCGTGCGGAGCCTCAAGGACGGCATGCGCGCGGCCGAGCGGTGACGGCGTACACCGACACCATCGCCTACCTCCACGGCCTCGAGGTCACGAAGGGCTGGGACCTCGAGCTCGAGCGCATCCGCGCGGCGCTCGCGCGCCGCGGGCATCCCGAAGCACGCGTGCCGGCGCTCCACGTGGCGGGCACGAACGGGAAGGGGTCCACGGCCGCGATGCTCGAGGCCGTGCTGCGCGCCGCCGGCTACCGGACGGGCCTCTACACGTCGCCGCACCTCGTCGACTTCGCCGAGCGCATCCGCGCAGGAGGGCTCGCGATGCCGCACGACGCGATCGTCGAGCTCGTCGCGGAGCTGCGGGGCGATCTCGATCGGGCGGGCATCGCCCTCACGCACTTCGAGTTCGCGACCCTGCTCGCGCTCGAGTGGTTCGCCCGCATCGGCGTCGAGGTGGGCGTGATCGAGGTCGGCCTCGGCGGCCGGCTCGACGCGACCAACGTGGTGCACCCGATCGTGACCGCCGTGACGTCGATCGCCCGCGACCACGAGGAGTTCCTCGGCAGCGATCTCCGCTCGATCGCGCGCGAGAAGGCGGGCATCGCCAAGCCCGGCGTCCCACTCGTGGTCGGGCGGATCGTGACCGAGGCCGAGGACGTCGTCGTCGCCCACGCGCGCGCGGTGGGCGCTCCGGTCGTCTCCGCGGTGCGCGATGCGACCCTCGAAGCGGGTGCGGGCGGGCTCGCCTTCCGGGGGCCCCGGGGCCACGCATGGGACCGCCTCCGGATCGGCCTGCCGGGCGCCGTGCAGGAGGAGAACGCACGCGTCGCGCTGACGGTCCTTTCGTGTGCGGCGGAGCGGTTCCCGTGCACGGTCGACGCCGTCCGCGGCGGGCTCGGGGCGGCGCGGTGGCCCGGCCGGCTCGCGACCCTGCGGGAGCGCCCGCGCGTGGTGGTGGACGGCGCCCACAATCCGGCCGGCGTCGAGATGCTCCTGCGCGAGCTTCCGGCCCTGGTCGCCGACCGTCGCGTGACCCTCGTCTTCGCGGTCATGGCCGACAAGGCGTGGCAGGCGATGCTCGATCCGCTCGCGCGGGCATCGGCGCGCGTCGTGCTGACGCGCGTCGGGCGGCGCGGTCTCGATCCACAGGTCATGGCGGCCCACGTCGGCGATCAGATCCCGACGGACGTCCTCGAGGAGGCGCGCGCCGCCGTCGAGCGTGCGCTCGCGGTCACGGCCGACGACGGCGCCGTCGTGGTCGCCGGATCGCTGTTTCTGGCGGGCGAGGCCTACCTCGCGCTCGGCCAACGCGAGCTGATCCCGCCTTGGCAAGGTTGGGAGCGAATTGGTACACAGGCGCGCCCATGAGCGTCGACCAGGTCGTCCGGTTGGGACTGGCAGCCTTGCTGCTGGTCGCCGGGCGTGGTTGGGCGGGCGAGCTCGACGGACCCACGATGTCCGCCGAGGTACGCGTGCTGTCCGGGCCGAACGCGCCGACGGTGATCACGCTCCAGGCCGAGCCCGACGCGCGCATCGAGGACCGCACGCCGGGCGCGCATCCGGCGTCGGACGTGAAGGGGCCGGCGAGCGTCGGCGAGACGTTCACCGACGAAGTGAGCTTCCTGGTCGCCGGCGCACCCGTCTCGCGCCAGGCCGCGATCGAGGTCGCCGACGCGCTCGTCTCGACGGTGCGCCTGTCGCCCGAGGCGGGCGGCACCCAGGTGGTCGTGTTCGTCCGGCAGCCGGTCAGCTACACGATCGCCCACCCGACGGCGACGGGCGCCATCGCCGTCACGCTGCGGCCCCGCACGGTCGCGACCGCGGCCGCGCAACCTGCCGGTACGCGCAAGCGTGCGGCGCCGCGCGCCGAAGGCGAGAGCAACCAGGTCGCCGTCGACGCCGCGGAGATGCAATACGACCAGGACCAGAACGTCCTCACCGCGCGCGGCGGCGTGACGCTCACGCGCGGCGAGACGACGGTGCGCGCCGACGAGGTGACCTACGATCGCACGACGGCGGTCGCCGAGGCGCGCGGGCACGTCGTGGTGGTCGATCCCGAGGGCACGATGGAGGGCGAGGCGGCGCGCCTCGACCTCGACGACGAGACCGGCTGGGTCGTCGACGCGGAAGCCGACATGAAACGGAGCCCGTACCACTTGAAGGCGGGCCAGGTGGAGAAGCTGGGCGGGCCCTGCTACCGGGTGGAGAACGGCGTCTTCACGACCTGCCGCTGCGGCGGCATCGAGTCGCCCTCGTGGAGCATCGCCGGGAAGGAGACCAACGTCACGCTCGGCGGCGTCGGCGTCACCAAGGACGCCACCCTGCGCGTGCAGGACACACCGGTCTTCTGGTCGCCGTACTTCCTCTTTCCGGCCAACACGGAGCGCGAGACCGGCTTCCTCTTCCCGCGCCTGGGCTACTCGAACAAGCGCGGCTTCCTCTACGAGCAGCCGTTCTTCTGGGCGATCGACAAGAGCAACGACGCGACCATCACCGCCGATCTCGAGACCGCCGCCCGCGTCGGCGTGATCGGCGAGTACCGCTATCAGTGGTCCAAAGAGACGCGCGGCATCTTCACCGGCGCCTACTTCAACGAGCGGATCGGCGGAAGCCCCGAGCCGATCACGCCCCTCTCGCCCCAGTCGGCGGAGGTGCCCGTCAATCGCTGGGTCGTGGCCGGGCGGCACATCCAGCCGTTCCTGTGGGACAGCAAGCTCTACCTCGACGTGCTCCGCGTGAGCGACGACGACTTCTTCCGCGAGATCCGCGCCTTCTCGTCGACGGTCCGCAGCGACATCCAGATCCGCAGCACGCGCTTCACCCGCTCGCGGCTCGGCGCCATCAAGACGTGGGACGACGGCCTGGCGCAGGTCGACGCGACGGCGTACCAGGACCTGATAGATTCGCAGGACCTGACGCTCGACCGGGTGCCGCGGGTGAACGCCGAGCACGCGATGCCGCTGCTCGGCGGCGTGGTCGTGGGCCGGCTCGCCGGCGAGGCGACCGATTTCCAGCGCACCGAAGGCTACGACGGCCTGCGGCTGGACTTTGCCCCCGAGCTCACGCTGCCCTTCAATTGGGGACGCTACCTGTACGGCTCCGTCCGCGGGCAGTTTCGCGA contains the following coding sequences:
- a CDS encoding SPOR domain-containing protein, whose product is MAKAPRPALRFVDRLVLLVAWLVTCGLVYVLGFYVGNKTQEHRPGMEEREVRLPVTSVPPPEGQRPKEAREFPSFYQALPGGERPIEVARAPTSTTVTVVPTTVRPTTTVPAGAAPTATTLKPAVTTTPTTRPSTTTLPRPPAATPSPPPGATTGPPPAVTSAPPAAPPAATPPPAATRPVAHTPSWTVEASPTRSRVEAEQLQATLRKRGYDATLVQVQRDGDAWYRLRIGRYATAEQANEVMRKLRDGEGVAHAFVASE
- a CDS encoding DNA-directed RNA polymerase subunit alpha, with amino-acid sequence MELQESEISPPTTVQQSNWRELIKPKRLEVDDKSLTPTYGKFFAEPFERGYGTTVGNALRRVLLSSLQGAAIAAVRVNGVLHEFSTVPGVTEDVTDIVLNLKEVRVKLNDGATEETAYIKVRGAREVTAADIQAGPRVEILNPHQHIATLAKDAELDIELAVRLGRGYVSSERNRREGDPVGTVPIDAIFSPVTKVNFTVTNARVGQRTDYDRLVLEVTTDGSVRPEDAVAYAARILQEQLSIFVNFEEEALGAEGEAVGDMPLNDNLFRSVDDLELSVRSANCLQNADIRYVGELVQRTEQEMLKTKNFGRKSLNEIKEILHDMGLGLGMRFEGFPPREELDRRRLQRERETT
- a CDS encoding aminodeoxychorismate/anthranilate synthase component II; the protein is MARVRLLMIDNYDSFTYNLVQYLGELGADVTVRRNDAIDLDGIATMAPDAVVISPGPCTPREAGISVPLIQRFAGQLPILGVCLGHQAIGAAFGGQIVRCDRIMHGKTSPILHTGEGLFAGLPNPFDATRYHSLVIDPSTLPAELVRTAWTAENEIMGVRHRELFVEGIQFHPESILTLAGKDLLANFLARVPAAA
- the trpC gene encoding indole-3-glycerol phosphate synthase TrpC; the encoded protein is MILDEILAHKVDEVSARKREVPPSALRERPLYAEPRRGFRAALAARPAPAVIAELKRASPSKGVIRTHYDPPAHARSYEAAGAAALSVLTDERFFEGHLDHLAIVRGVVALPCLRKDFLVDPYQIDEARAFGADAVLVIAAAGSAALRVELLAAAREAGLDALVEAHDERELEWALAAGATLVGVNNRDLATFAVSLETTERLAALVPPGILLVAESGIHSAGDVRRMVAAGARAVLVGEAFMAAPDPGAALAEFLT
- the trpE gene encoding anthranilate synthase component I, encoding MRQGNLVPVTREILADLETPVSAFLKVHRGPYGFLLESVEHGEKWGRYSFLGTEPARVLRLRGRSVELETPGGATVRRETDDPFGEVKRLLAPYRPVAVPGLPRFTGGAVGYVGYDMVRAFERLPVRTTDDLGMPDACLMLVRSLLVFDNMAQKIKVVAHAHVTDDTSPNAAYDEAVARVDELVARLGAAIVEPRGSGRASGEVRSNVSPEAYQSMVRRAKEYVFAGDVIQVVLAQRFELPLSAAPFNVYRCLRTVNPSPYHFFLALGADTVAGASPEVMARVEGGEVTVRPIAGTRPRGTIEKEDAELAAELLANPKEIAEHVMLVDLARNDVGRVSEIGSVAVTERMILERYSHVMHLVSNVRGKLMPDVDAFDAFRATFPAGTLTGAPKVRAMEVIEELEPVRRGFYGGAVGYFAFGGAMDTAIAIRSVLMRDGRAYIQSGAGIVADSDPEAEHRECVNKARAMIQAVRLAEAL
- the trpD gene encoding anthranilate phosphoribosyltransferase, producing MTPQAALGRLVGGDSLAEDEMAALMTALLDGQMTPAQIGAIAVALRMKGESEAELAGAARAMRAHMTRVEGAPAGAVDTCGTGGDGAATLNVSTAAGLVVAAAGVPVAKHGNRAASGSVGGADVLEGLGVRLVLDPAAASACLREVGFVFLFAPAFHPALRHAAAPRRELGVRTFFNLIGPLANPAGVGRQVIGVAERRWVLPLAHVLQRLGAERAWVVHGAVGLDELALSGESLVADVTPGAVDTRTVRAADAGVPSAPLAALRVTSVADAVARVRAVLAGEHGPARDVVCLNAAAALVVGGAARDLRDGAGQAARAIDGGAATALLERLVAFTQARGSGA
- a CDS encoding DALR anticodon-binding domain-containing protein, with product MKRPLEALLQDALHAAIAAGDLRVPEAPACAIEDPELATFGDATCAVARKIARPLGRPALDVARTIVRHVRDPHGWLDAVEAAGPGFINLTASLAFWRTELARVLDAAAPDAREPAAVVTIAAPDDPSAGRVAVVADAIARLLGRVGCRVERVRADADVPAALGTAADRCVVVGSAATGGVLARAKRLRAEAGGDPTTTTIVTVAALGATSRGRSLDAAGVARLLAMDAARFALLGEEADVPVELDVDLLGAERIDNPLFAVRYALVRLARAAGAELPAPDLERLGAAELPCLRLVARHRDVLDLAVRRAEPHLVVAHVRAVAAAAHRYYNRHHPHIGDPRDVAARAAMLRGIGTVLRDGLALAGVRVAEGG
- the rplQ gene encoding 50S ribosomal protein L17, producing the protein MRHRVAGKKLNRSPAHRRALFRNLVAALLAHEAVRTTDAKAKELKRWGDRMITLGKQGTLHARRRAAALVGSRTLVKKLFDELAPRYQERNGGYTRVVKLGVRLGDAAPVSLVELVDRAGSEPETGKKKPQRRRTPAKSEGAAPKKRAAAPKKRAAAG